One Gloeothece verrucosa PCC 7822 DNA window includes the following coding sequences:
- a CDS encoding DUF928 domain-containing protein: MLKNQQLLFIITIGWSLVGTNSINAQSTIRVTSVNKQPINHSWPAPSKTQQSSTNRIDHQPTINPITQVSFTPPPKEGKPDKTTGAGSRQDGQCPQDLTQFTTPDTSSSKLSLAALVPNSNYGLTGAERPTFLVYLPKTSAKQIVLSIKEEGIKHYSQTFLPITQSAGIIKIKPSDDTPPLQVNKNYQWAVVLVCGERPGPNDPMIASWVRRVDLPNSTSQQLAEKTPLMQAAWYGNQGIWYDSLVALAQARQVQSHQYSMTQIWANFLTSVGLESFSNEKLQF, from the coding sequence ATGCTAAAGAACCAACAATTACTCTTTATAATTACCATAGGATGGTCGCTAGTAGGGACTAATTCTATAAATGCTCAATCGACGATTCGTGTCACTAGCGTAAATAAGCAGCCTATAAATCATTCTTGGCCAGCACCGTCCAAGACTCAACAGTCATCCACCAACCGGATTGACCATCAACCTACTATCAATCCTATCACTCAAGTATCTTTCACCCCTCCTCCCAAGGAAGGAAAACCTGATAAAACGACAGGCGCAGGCTCACGTCAGGATGGGCAATGTCCTCAAGATCTGACGCAATTCACCACTCCTGACACCTCATCAAGTAAACTGTCTCTAGCGGCACTTGTACCGAATAGCAACTACGGCTTAACAGGAGCAGAACGTCCGACTTTTTTGGTTTACCTGCCAAAAACCTCTGCCAAACAAATTGTTTTAAGCATCAAAGAAGAGGGTATTAAGCACTATTCTCAAACTTTCTTGCCCATAACTCAATCAGCAGGAATCATCAAAATAAAGCCTTCTGACGATACACCGCCTCTACAAGTCAACAAAAATTATCAGTGGGCTGTTGTATTAGTTTGCGGAGAAAGGCCCGGACCTAACGATCCCATGATTGCCTCATGGGTACGCCGAGTGGATCTTCCTAACTCAACTTCTCAGCAGTTAGCCGAAAAAACTCCCCTAATGCAAGCGGCTTGGTATGGTAACCAAGGAATTTGGTATGATTCTCTAGTGGCTCTTGCTCAAGCTAGACAAGTTCAATCTCATCAATATTCCATGACACAGATCTGGGCTAACTTTCTGACCTCTGTTGGATTGGAGTCATTTTCAAATGAAAAATTGCAATTTTAA
- a CDS encoding CHASE2 domain-containing protein, with the protein MTPNQSKFEYQVGGSLDSQAPSYVTRQADSIFYEALVAAEFCYVLNSRQMGKSSLRVRTMQKLQAQGTICAFIDLTGMGKQEMTPEQWYAGIVQSLVSSCQLNSKIQWRTWWRERRDLLSPVQRLSLFVEEVLLVEIRENIVVFIDEIDRVLSQKFSLNDFFALIRFFLGQRNINAEYKRLTFALLGVATPNDLIQDKTQTPFNIGKAIKLQGFQLHEVQPLIKGLQGKVDNPKAVMKQILDWTGGQPFLTQKLCNLVVDESTINNFFSVEQVVRSRIIENWESQDEPEHLRTIRDRICYRNQAKLSRLLGLYQNIRDQGEIAAELSPEHLELRLSGLVVEQQGKLKVYNRIYESVFNEKWLQEKLCQLRPYGTAITAWSASNCQDESYLLQGQSLLDALAWALGKSLSDLDYQYLVASQDLAKRQAQSALHNIEKASQFLATARQKARETVKKQRIAGYWLALVAIGVTIPILLLRNSGLLQELEWGMLDQFFRWRLTEPIEKRVVVVTIDESDLKKIGTWPIPDLSLAQAITNIKAQNPQAIGLDLYRDLPVEPGHNNLIKLFQSTPNLFGIEKVVENPIAPPAILSERGQVGFSDVVIDTDRKIRRALLSVRLSDNKVRYSLALKLALNYLEAQGITEKTLDNDPYTILLGKATFKRFEANDGGYVCAQSGGYQILLNFRGSQADFLNFSLTQVLNNQIPLNSFRSRLVLLGTTAQSINDFFYTPYSSNWFNSPTPMPGVFIHANIISQIISASKDGRPLLRVWKEPLEWLWIFALAVLGAGISWWNKSSVVMAIGLLLISIGLFGLAYILFLQGWWVPVVPSSMTFLAGAIALVTIANKQLDKLLLHYTLTELLEVCREYPEAGHIAIAYLKLSESKKNQAFIDKKQTNI; encoded by the coding sequence ATGACACCAAATCAATCAAAATTTGAATACCAAGTAGGAGGCAGCCTTGATAGTCAAGCGCCTAGTTACGTAACTCGACAAGCTGACTCGATATTTTATGAAGCTTTAGTGGCGGCAGAGTTTTGTTATGTCCTTAATTCCCGACAAATGGGTAAATCTAGCTTACGGGTGCGGACAATGCAAAAACTACAGGCCCAAGGAACCATCTGTGCTTTTATTGATTTAACCGGCATGGGAAAACAAGAAATGACCCCAGAACAGTGGTATGCCGGTATCGTTCAATCATTAGTCAGTAGTTGTCAACTTAATTCTAAAATTCAATGGCGGACTTGGTGGCGAGAACGACGAGATCTATTATCTCCTGTACAGCGTTTAAGTTTATTTGTCGAAGAAGTATTATTAGTCGAAATCAGAGAAAACATAGTGGTTTTTATCGATGAAATTGATCGAGTTCTCAGTCAAAAATTCTCTTTAAATGATTTTTTTGCCCTCATTCGCTTCTTTTTAGGACAACGAAATATTAATGCTGAATATAAACGCTTAACTTTTGCCCTGCTGGGGGTAGCCACTCCTAACGATTTAATTCAAGATAAGACACAAACCCCCTTTAATATTGGCAAAGCGATCAAATTACAGGGCTTTCAACTTCACGAAGTACAACCTTTAATTAAGGGGTTGCAAGGAAAAGTCGATAATCCTAAAGCTGTGATGAAGCAAATATTAGATTGGACGGGCGGGCAACCCTTTCTTACCCAAAAACTCTGTAATCTTGTGGTCGATGAGTCAACTATTAATAATTTTTTCTCAGTGGAACAAGTGGTCAGGTCACGTATTATTGAAAATTGGGAATCTCAAGATGAGCCGGAGCATTTAAGAACGATTCGAGACAGAATTTGTTACAGAAATCAAGCAAAATTAAGCCGACTATTAGGACTTTATCAAAATATTCGGGATCAGGGAGAGATTGCCGCCGAGTTAAGTCCTGAACATCTAGAATTACGATTGTCTGGGTTAGTAGTAGAACAACAGGGAAAACTAAAAGTTTATAATCGTATTTATGAATCTGTGTTTAATGAAAAATGGCTACAAGAAAAATTATGTCAGTTACGTCCCTATGGAACAGCGATCACCGCCTGGTCAGCGTCAAATTGTCAGGATGAATCCTATTTATTACAAGGACAAAGCTTACTGGATGCTTTAGCTTGGGCATTGGGTAAAAGCCTCAGTGATTTAGATTATCAATATTTAGTTGCTAGTCAAGATTTAGCCAAACGGCAAGCGCAATCAGCACTTCATAACATTGAAAAAGCCAGCCAGTTTTTGGCCACAGCAAGGCAAAAAGCCAGAGAGACAGTTAAAAAACAGCGCATAGCAGGGTATTGGCTCGCTCTAGTTGCCATCGGTGTGACTATTCCTATACTACTGCTACGTAATAGCGGCTTGCTGCAAGAATTAGAATGGGGAATGCTAGATCAATTTTTTCGTTGGCGACTTACAGAACCCATAGAAAAACGAGTCGTCGTTGTGACTATCGATGAGTCAGACCTTAAAAAAATCGGAACATGGCCTATACCTGATCTTAGTTTGGCTCAAGCAATTACTAATATTAAAGCCCAAAATCCTCAAGCCATTGGTTTAGATCTTTATCGAGATTTACCCGTAGAACCCGGTCATAACAATTTAATTAAATTATTTCAATCAACGCCTAATTTATTTGGCATTGAAAAAGTCGTAGAAAATCCAATTGCTCCTCCTGCGATTTTAAGTGAGCGTGGACAAGTGGGTTTTTCTGATGTCGTTATAGATACAGACCGTAAAATACGCCGCGCCTTGTTGTCTGTGAGGCTCTCTGATAATAAAGTTCGCTATAGTTTAGCCCTAAAACTCGCCTTAAACTATCTAGAGGCTCAAGGAATCACTGAGAAAACCCTTGATAATGATCCCTATACTATCCTTTTAGGCAAAGCAACCTTTAAACGCTTTGAAGCCAATGATGGGGGTTATGTTTGCGCTCAGTCAGGAGGCTATCAAATATTACTCAATTTTCGAGGTTCTCAGGCGGATTTTTTAAATTTTTCGCTGACACAAGTGCTTAATAACCAAATTCCGCTTAATAGTTTCCGCTCTCGCCTCGTCCTGCTCGGAACAACAGCCCAAAGCATTAATGATTTCTTTTATACCCCTTACAGCAGTAATTGGTTTAATTCTCCTACTCCTATGCCAGGGGTGTTTATTCATGCTAATATTATCAGCCAAATCATTAGTGCTTCAAAAGATGGGCGGCCTCTGCTGCGGGTTTGGAAAGAGCCTTTAGAATGGTTATGGATTTTTGCCCTAGCTGTATTGGGAGCCGGGATAAGCTGGTGGAATAAATCTTCTGTGGTGATGGCTATAGGTTTGTTGCTGATCAGTATAGGGCTATTTGGGTTAGCCTATATCTTGTTTTTGCAAGGTTGGTGGGTTCCTGTGGTTCCCTCGAGCATGACATTCCTGGCGGGTGCCATCGCTTTAGTCACTATTGCCAATAAACAACTCGACAAACTTTTATTGCACTACACTTTGACAGAACTCTTAGAAGTTTGCCGAGAGTATCCAGAGGCAGGCCACATAGCAATTGCCTATCTCAAACTGTCAGAAAGTAAGAAAAATCAAGCTTTTATTGATAAAAAGCAAACTAATATTTAA
- a CDS encoding AAA-like domain-containing protein encodes MNDKSAFSWEQAKQVAEKVLFENFQEYLKDVEMQVLQGAWQGFTYEKMGEIYHLSVNYLRGDIGPKLWQKLSIALGEDVNKSNFKGAMERAWAKQQTRLSNPNTTVKLPTVSSVTDLSFPEGSVSLNSPFYLERDFVEELCYQTVIKPGSLIRIKAPKLMGKTSLLTRIIAYSQSHNYQTVYLNLSSVERSILTNLDKFLRWLCLMVSRQLKIENQLNNYWDTDILGSNDNCTVYFEEYLLTTINCPLVLGLDEVERIFTYIDVVEDFFGMLRSWHEKGKISPIWKQLRLVMAHSTECYIPLDMNQSPFNAGVPIELKEFEQKQVKKLADLYALNWHESQVEKLMKMVGGHPYLGQLAMYQVKANNINLEQLLQQASTESGIYNNHLRRQLEILKKNSELAEAFKRVVNSSEPVELESIQIYKLHSIGLVQRLDNMVIPRCNLYREYFRRVL; translated from the coding sequence ATGAATGACAAATCAGCTTTCAGTTGGGAACAAGCTAAACAAGTTGCAGAGAAAGTCCTCTTTGAGAATTTTCAAGAATATCTTAAAGATGTTGAAATGCAAGTTTTACAAGGAGCTTGGCAAGGTTTTACTTATGAAAAAATGGGAGAAATTTATCATCTTTCTGTTAATTATCTCAGAGGAGATATCGGGCCTAAATTATGGCAAAAGCTTTCTATTGCTTTAGGAGAAGATGTTAATAAAAGTAATTTTAAAGGGGCAATGGAAAGAGCATGGGCCAAACAGCAGACTCGATTAAGTAACCCTAACACGACTGTCAAATTGCCAACGGTTTCATCAGTAACAGACTTATCCTTTCCGGAGGGATCAGTTTCTTTAAATTCCCCTTTTTATTTAGAGCGAGACTTTGTAGAAGAACTTTGTTATCAAACTGTTATTAAACCGGGTTCTCTGATTCGGATTAAAGCGCCAAAGCTGATGGGTAAAACTTCCTTACTAACTCGAATTATAGCATATTCCCAATCCCATAATTATCAAACTGTGTATTTAAATTTGAGCAGTGTAGAGCGCAGTATTTTAACCAATTTAGATAAGTTTCTACGCTGGCTTTGTTTAATGGTTAGCCGTCAGTTAAAAATCGAAAATCAGTTAAATAATTATTGGGATACAGATATTTTAGGAAGCAATGATAATTGTACGGTCTATTTTGAAGAGTATTTGTTGACAACGATCAACTGTCCTTTGGTATTGGGATTAGATGAAGTTGAGCGAATTTTTACTTATATTGATGTAGTTGAAGACTTTTTCGGGATGCTAAGAAGTTGGCATGAAAAGGGAAAAATTTCTCCCATCTGGAAACAACTGCGCTTAGTGATGGCACATTCTACGGAATGTTATATTCCTTTAGATATGAATCAATCTCCGTTTAATGCTGGAGTCCCTATAGAATTAAAGGAATTTGAGCAAAAGCAGGTAAAAAAATTAGCTGATCTTTATGCCCTCAATTGGCATGAGTCTCAGGTAGAAAAATTGATGAAAATGGTGGGAGGACATCCTTATTTAGGACAGTTGGCTATGTATCAAGTGAAAGCCAATAATATAAACCTAGAACAGTTATTACAACAAGCTTCTACAGAATCAGGGATTTATAATAATCATTTACGCCGACAGTTAGAAATTCTCAAAAAAAACTCAGAATTAGCTGAGGCTTTCAAAAGGGTGGTTAACTCATCAGAACCAGTTGAGTTAGAGTCGATACAAATTTATAAATTACATAGTATAGGATTAGTGCAACGACTCGATAATATGGTAATACCTCGGTGTAATTTATATCGAGAGTATTTCCGCCGCGTTTTATAA